From the genome of Gemmatimonadaceae bacterium, one region includes:
- a CDS encoding trypsin-like peptidase domain-containing protein, whose protein sequence is MSAAAVAAITAAGHRDIAGELESLAARLRHSTVRIHSGRGRFDGVGAGVVWRLTGDRVAVVTNAHVVPPGRGDDVTIEGAAGRVAGATVIARDRELDLALVALDALPDDWPSPATVGDARGLRVGELVVALGHPFGVAGALSVGVVHAVPNGKDAWLRADIRLAPGNSGGPLATLDGAVVGINCMIARGLGIAVPAHVAERFAREALDATP, encoded by the coding sequence ATGAGCGCCGCTGCCGTCGCCGCCATCACGGCGGCCGGACACCGCGATATCGCCGGCGAGCTCGAGTCGCTGGCGGCGCGACTACGTCACAGCACGGTTCGCATCCATTCGGGTCGCGGGCGCTTCGACGGCGTCGGTGCCGGCGTGGTCTGGCGCCTAACGGGCGACCGCGTCGCGGTCGTCACCAACGCACACGTCGTTCCGCCGGGCCGTGGCGACGACGTCACCATCGAAGGCGCGGCCGGACGCGTTGCCGGCGCAACGGTCATCGCACGTGATCGCGAGCTGGATCTTGCGCTCGTCGCGCTCGACGCACTGCCTGACGACTGGCCGTCGCCGGCGACGGTCGGCGATGCGCGCGGCCTGCGCGTCGGTGAGCTCGTCGTCGCCCTGGGTCATCCCTTCGGCGTCGCCGGCGCGCTCAGCGTCGGCGTCGTGCACGCGGTGCCTAACGGTAAAGACGCCTGGCTTCGTGCCGACATCCGGCTCGCGCCGGGCAATTCCGGTGGGCCGCTCGCGACGCTGGATGGCGCCGTCGTCGGCATCAACTGCATGATCGCGCGCGGGCTCGGGATCGCCGTTCCCGCTCACGTCGCCGAGCGGTTCGCGCGCGAGGCGTTGGACGCCACGCCGTGA
- a CDS encoding TonB family protein, with translation MRSILVAVVAVSSALSSAGAQTIAGRVLDKQSRKPLNRVSIQLVADTGAVSKVLAQTTSDTSGIFYVEAPAVGTYRLLFGVSNASLLSAPLVVKDSDVQREYLIDLEAERSYFEFQVEKQVEMLPNQPRPKYPQALRDANIEGEVLVQFVVDSAGHPEMWTFKVLRSPHYDFSESVRSAVSHMRFAPAQIQGRKVKQLVQMPFVFGLNR, from the coding sequence ATGAGATCGATCCTGGTCGCAGTCGTCGCGGTGTCGAGTGCACTCTCATCAGCCGGCGCACAAACGATTGCCGGCCGAGTGCTCGACAAGCAGAGCCGGAAGCCGCTGAACCGTGTCAGCATTCAGTTGGTGGCGGACACCGGCGCAGTCTCGAAGGTGCTCGCGCAAACGACGAGTGACACGAGTGGCATCTTCTACGTCGAGGCGCCGGCGGTAGGCACATATCGTCTCCTGTTCGGTGTCTCAAACGCAAGCTTGCTCTCGGCGCCGCTCGTCGTGAAGGACAGCGACGTGCAGCGCGAGTATCTCATCGACCTCGAGGCGGAGCGCTCGTACTTCGAGTTCCAGGTCGAGAAGCAGGTCGAGATGTTGCCCAATCAACCGCGTCCGAAGTATCCGCAGGCGCTGCGCGACGCCAATATCGAGGGCGAGGTGTTGGTGCAATTCGTCGTCGACTCGGCAGGCCACCCGGAGATGTGGACCTTCAAGGTGCTGCGTTCGCCGCACTACGATTTCTCGGAGTCGGTGCGGTCGGCAGTCTCACACATGCGGTTTGCCCCGGCACAGATTCAAGGGCGGAAGGTGAAACAGCTGGTGCAGATGCCGTTCGTTTTCGGTCTCAATCGCTAG
- a CDS encoding BrxA/BrxB family bacilliredoxin, with protein sequence MRLPQHQAIYDERMVSPMRQELTRIGFQELRTPDQVDGALKDAPGTTLVVVNSICGCAARNARPAVTLALKNEAKPEKLTTVFAGQDVDATQRAREYFTGYPPSSPSIGLLKDGQLVYMLERWQIEGRPAQDIAEDLVGAFEKFC encoded by the coding sequence ATGCGTCTTCCTCAGCATCAAGCGATTTACGACGAACGCATGGTCTCTCCCATGCGGCAGGAGTTGACCCGAATTGGGTTTCAGGAGCTGCGCACGCCCGATCAGGTCGACGGCGCGCTCAAGGACGCACCGGGCACGACGCTCGTCGTCGTGAACTCGATTTGCGGGTGCGCGGCGCGTAATGCGCGGCCGGCGGTGACGCTCGCGCTGAAGAACGAGGCCAAGCCGGAGAAGCTCACGACGGTATTCGCGGGACAGGACGTCGACGCGACGCAACGTGCGCGCGAGTACTTCACCGGCTATCCACCATCGTCGCCGTCGATCGGTTTGCTCAAGGACGGCCAGCTCGTGTACATGCTCGAGCGCTGGCAAATCGAGGGACGGCCCGCGCAGGACATCGCGGAGGATCTGGTGGGGGCATTCGAGAAGTTCTGCTGA
- a CDS encoding ADOP family duplicated permease: MLERLRLRLRALLRMRVMEEELDEELQYHLAAEMERLVASGMNDAEATLLARRAFGNTTQLKEQVRDSWGRRWLERLDQDIRYALRTFRRAPGFSVTVILTIALALGLNTTAFTIFDAYVLRPVAVRDPSSLFQMHWEDRGGNAHVFTWRDYQALRADASALDDALAFRFLFTRLDSTPAYGQLVTGNYFSMLGVGAALGRPLLASDAVAFGGSAVVMLSHAVWQSRFGGDSSIIGKTIRVRGHALQVVGVAPAGFGGLGDTPLDFWAPITMNDVLFDGDTLADSRAEVLSVVGRVKPGVATGQAEAWLASWMRAHRPDARERDAPVAAEFLSRATGIPLSPEFAMFFAPIAAAFVLVLLIACANVANMMLARGMARQRELGIRLSLGAARSRLIAQLLTEAVLLALPAAAAGFAISRLTIDGGVRLMFRTMSAEIVPYMRVVPLTPDARVFFFMLAAALAAAVFFGLAPALQSTRPNVLQATRGDFDTDFRPSRLRNALVVAQITVCVLLLICAGLLLRNVARLQRLDIGIRTAGIVRLDVEDRPGARPRLLDLLRTRPDVRLLAAATDPPFGRRFPAVVAGAPGAFTAPTFYDFVTPSYFDLLAVPILRGRGFTSDEARSGSPVVIVSEGTARAFWPGRDPIGQTLRLALDTAARGPLVTRRDALVIGVVPNVALGTIIDPFDSPIAYFPSNARESGMALLLRVSGRTERTMRRIDAEVSQLAPDAIEDIHTLDAFMASGVYPFRAAYWIAGALGAIALLLTLTGVYGVLSYVVAQRRKELGIRVALGASPSTVVGLVMGQSIRLAATGLTLGTVLALGVAQLFAANIVRLETFEPVAFLGAVGLVFLSTIFAAYVPSRRAGTVDPLEALRTE, translated from the coding sequence ATGCTGGAGCGCCTTCGACTTCGGCTCCGCGCGCTCCTTCGGATGCGCGTAATGGAGGAGGAGCTCGACGAGGAGCTCCAGTATCACCTCGCCGCCGAGATGGAGCGGCTGGTCGCGAGCGGCATGAACGACGCCGAGGCAACCCTCCTCGCGCGGCGTGCCTTCGGCAACACGACCCAACTCAAGGAACAAGTTCGCGACAGCTGGGGACGCCGCTGGCTCGAGCGGCTTGATCAGGACATTCGTTATGCGCTCCGCACGTTTCGACGCGCGCCGGGATTCTCGGTCACCGTGATTCTCACCATCGCGCTCGCGTTAGGCCTGAACACTACGGCCTTCACGATCTTCGACGCGTATGTGTTGAGGCCTGTCGCGGTGAGAGATCCGAGCTCCCTCTTTCAGATGCACTGGGAGGACCGCGGCGGCAACGCTCACGTCTTCACCTGGCGCGATTACCAGGCGCTCCGCGCGGACGCGTCGGCTCTCGACGACGCCCTTGCCTTCCGGTTCCTCTTCACGCGCCTCGACAGCACGCCCGCGTACGGCCAGCTCGTCACCGGGAACTACTTTTCGATGCTCGGCGTCGGCGCGGCGTTAGGCCGGCCGCTGCTCGCATCCGACGCGGTCGCATTTGGCGGTAGCGCCGTCGTCATGCTGAGCCACGCTGTTTGGCAAAGCCGCTTCGGTGGAGACTCGTCGATCATCGGCAAGACGATTCGCGTTCGCGGTCATGCCCTGCAGGTCGTCGGCGTCGCACCGGCGGGCTTCGGCGGGCTCGGTGACACGCCACTCGACTTCTGGGCGCCAATCACGATGAACGACGTGCTGTTCGACGGTGACACGCTCGCCGACAGCCGAGCAGAGGTGCTGTCCGTCGTTGGCCGGGTGAAGCCAGGCGTCGCGACCGGACAGGCGGAAGCATGGCTGGCGAGCTGGATGCGCGCGCACCGCCCAGACGCGCGCGAACGCGATGCGCCGGTTGCGGCGGAGTTTCTCTCACGAGCAACGGGCATCCCGCTCTCTCCGGAGTTCGCGATGTTCTTCGCGCCGATCGCGGCAGCGTTCGTTCTCGTTCTCCTCATCGCCTGCGCGAACGTCGCGAACATGATGCTGGCCCGCGGCATGGCACGACAGCGCGAGCTCGGCATTCGGTTGTCGTTGGGTGCTGCGCGTTCCCGATTGATTGCGCAGCTCCTCACCGAGGCGGTGCTGCTCGCGCTGCCCGCTGCGGCGGCGGGATTCGCCATCTCGCGCCTCACGATCGACGGCGGGGTCCGGCTGATGTTCCGGACGATGTCGGCGGAGATCGTCCCGTACATGCGCGTCGTGCCGCTGACGCCGGATGCGCGCGTCTTTTTCTTCATGCTCGCCGCTGCGCTCGCCGCCGCCGTCTTCTTCGGCCTCGCGCCGGCGCTGCAATCGACGCGACCGAACGTCTTGCAGGCGACGCGCGGCGACTTCGACACCGATTTCCGCCCGTCGCGTCTGCGCAATGCGCTCGTCGTCGCCCAGATCACCGTCTGTGTGCTCCTCCTGATCTGCGCCGGACTGCTGCTCCGGAACGTGGCACGCCTGCAGCGGCTCGACATCGGGATCCGCACGGCTGGTATCGTTAGGCTCGACGTCGAGGATCGGCCGGGTGCGCGGCCACGGCTGCTCGATCTTCTGCGCACACGCCCGGATGTGCGCCTGCTCGCGGCCGCGACCGATCCACCGTTCGGCCGGCGATTTCCGGCCGTCGTGGCTGGCGCCCCGGGCGCCTTCACCGCGCCCACCTTCTACGATTTCGTCACACCGTCGTACTTCGACCTGCTCGCCGTTCCGATCCTCCGCGGTCGCGGATTTACGAGCGACGAGGCGCGCAGCGGCAGCCCCGTCGTCATCGTGAGCGAGGGTACCGCGCGCGCTTTCTGGCCAGGCCGCGATCCGATCGGGCAAACATTGCGTCTTGCTCTCGATACCGCGGCGCGCGGCCCGCTCGTCACACGACGCGACGCGCTGGTCATCGGCGTGGTGCCTAACGTCGCACTCGGCACGATCATCGATCCGTTCGACTCGCCGATCGCGTATTTCCCGAGCAACGCGCGCGAGAGCGGCATGGCGCTGCTCCTTCGCGTGTCCGGTCGGACCGAGCGGACGATGCGGCGGATCGACGCCGAGGTTTCGCAGCTCGCGCCCGATGCGATCGAAGACATTCACACGCTCGACGCCTTCATGGCAAGCGGCGTCTATCCCTTCCGCGCCGCGTACTGGATTGCGGGCGCGCTCGGCGCGATCGCACTCCTCCTCACGCTGACAGGCGTCTACGGCGTGTTGTCCTACGTCGTCGCGCAGCGCCGCAAGGAGCTCGGCATTCGCGTGGCATTAGGCGCCAGTCCGTCGACCGTCGTAGGACTCGTCATGGGCCAATCGATTCGCCTCGCCGCGACGGGGCTCACGCTCGGGACGGTGTTGGCGCTCGGCGTCGCGCAGCTTTTCGCGGCGAACATCGTCAGGCTCGAGACCTTCGAGCCCGTCGCCTTCCTCGGCGCTGTCGGGCTGGTGTTCTTATCGACGATCTTCGCCGCGTACGTGCCGTCGCGTCGAGCCGGGACAGTTGATCCCCTGGAGGCGCTGCGAACGGAATAG
- a CDS encoding trypsin-like peptidase domain-containing protein — MPSGSPGTRTSSSALRALSDDLAAAVERAGRSVVAIHARPRIPASGIYWRDGVVVATSHTIRKEQDISITLPDGSRAQAQLVGRDGGTDLAVLRFDTTPATSAVAAAGLSPNHSLRVGSFVLAVGRPGDEGVTTSLGVISAVGDKWRTWSGGEIDRFVRLDLAIYDGFSGGALVDADGSILGVNCSALARGTPLTIPHTTVSRVVDALLTRGHVARAYLGVAMQPARLTRSLAERLGVSDAPHGVLVVMVESDSPADRAGLLVGDVILSAAGRPVAEPQDIAEQLGGEHVGSELALSIVRGGERHTVKVTVGERQASSDVRRRGRGS; from the coding sequence ATGCCTTCAGGCTCACCCGGGACCCGCACATCCAGCTCGGCACTGCGTGCCCTGTCCGACGATCTCGCCGCCGCGGTCGAGCGCGCCGGACGAAGCGTCGTCGCGATCCACGCGCGGCCGCGCATTCCCGCGAGCGGGATCTATTGGCGCGACGGCGTCGTCGTCGCGACGAGTCACACGATTCGCAAGGAACAGGACATCTCGATCACCCTCCCCGACGGCTCGCGAGCGCAAGCGCAGCTCGTCGGCCGCGACGGCGGAACAGACCTCGCCGTATTGCGCTTCGACACCACTCCCGCGACGAGCGCGGTTGCCGCCGCCGGTCTGTCACCTAACCACTCACTCCGTGTCGGCAGTTTCGTGCTCGCCGTCGGCCGGCCCGGCGACGAGGGCGTCACGACCAGCCTCGGCGTCATCAGTGCCGTCGGCGACAAGTGGCGGACGTGGAGCGGCGGCGAGATCGATCGCTTCGTCAGGCTCGACCTCGCGATCTACGACGGCTTCTCCGGCGGCGCGCTCGTCGACGCCGACGGCAGCATCCTCGGCGTCAACTGTTCGGCGCTCGCGCGCGGCACGCCACTCACGATTCCGCACACCACGGTCTCGCGCGTCGTCGACGCGTTGTTGACGCGCGGCCACGTCGCACGCGCCTATCTCGGCGTGGCGATGCAACCGGCGCGCCTAACGCGATCGCTCGCCGAGCGACTCGGCGTCAGCGATGCGCCGCACGGAGTGCTCGTGGTGATGGTCGAGAGCGATAGCCCCGCCGATCGTGCCGGTCTCCTCGTGGGTGACGTCATCCTCTCCGCCGCTGGACGGCCGGTTGCGGAGCCACAAGACATTGCCGAGCAACTGGGCGGTGAGCACGTTGGATCGGAGCTCGCGCTGAGCATCGTGCGCGGCGGTGAGCGACATACCGTGAAGGTGACGGTGGGCGAACGCCAGGCGTCGAGCGACGTCAGGCGAAGGGGACGCGGGTCATGA
- a CDS encoding response regulator transcription factor: MTRVLVGADSAVTRAGLEAILARDPAFTVVGGSGALDALGDAVAEHEPDVVLVELPGADDDALAVMHAIGLDADDVARPSPALVVLSDERDLAHVWELLRSGVRAVLPRDAGANEIVAAVTAAAAGLVVVAHEWSGALRAAPNVDRGSPNGAEALTPREIEVLRLIAEGLGNKQIAARLAISEHTVKFHVGSVFAKIRASTRAEAVMIGARRGLIVL; this comes from the coding sequence GTGACGCGGGTTCTCGTCGGTGCCGACTCCGCGGTAACGCGGGCCGGGCTCGAGGCCATCCTCGCGCGCGATCCCGCGTTCACCGTCGTTGGCGGCAGCGGCGCGCTTGACGCGCTCGGCGACGCCGTCGCCGAGCACGAGCCCGACGTCGTCCTCGTCGAGTTGCCGGGCGCCGATGACGATGCCCTGGCGGTCATGCACGCGATTGGCCTCGACGCGGACGACGTGGCACGACCGTCGCCGGCGCTCGTCGTGCTCTCCGACGAGCGAGATCTCGCGCACGTGTGGGAGCTGTTACGAAGCGGTGTGCGAGCAGTTTTGCCGCGCGACGCCGGCGCGAACGAGATCGTCGCCGCCGTGACAGCGGCGGCGGCTGGGTTGGTCGTCGTGGCGCACGAATGGAGCGGCGCGCTCCGCGCTGCGCCGAACGTCGACCGAGGCTCGCCGAACGGCGCCGAAGCGCTGACGCCGCGCGAGATCGAGGTGCTGCGCTTGATTGCGGAAGGCCTCGGCAACAAGCAGATCGCGGCGCGACTCGCGATCTCCGAGCACACGGTGAAGTTTCACGTCGGATCAGTGTTTGCTAAAATCCGCGCTTCGACTCGCGCCGAGGCCGTCATGATCGGCGCGCGACGCGGATTGATCGTGCTGTAA
- a CDS encoding PilZ domain-containing protein — MSYAERRGFERVEYAPGTGDRPVFLSAGDAFEIVDCAERGIRYVAEQQVLPAVGSEVRGTVRFPDGPEVPVEGVVVRAAGDGVAVNFTQLWIDKEVIERERRRVRGAGHVAQ, encoded by the coding sequence ATGTCATACGCGGAGCGACGTGGCTTCGAGCGCGTCGAGTACGCGCCGGGCACCGGCGATCGTCCGGTCTTCCTGAGCGCCGGCGATGCGTTCGAGATCGTGGACTGCGCCGAACGCGGGATACGCTACGTCGCGGAGCAGCAGGTGCTGCCGGCGGTCGGGAGTGAGGTACGTGGCACCGTGCGCTTTCCCGATGGGCCCGAGGTCCCGGTCGAAGGAGTGGTCGTCCGCGCCGCGGGCGACGGCGTCGCCGTGAACTTCACTCAGCTCTGGATCGACAAGGAAGTGATCGAGCGTGAGCGCCGTCGGGTCCGCGGGGCGGGACACGTCGCGCAGTGA
- a CDS encoding site-2 protease family protein produces the protein MEHVVDAITYFVVFLFSTTLHEAAHAWAALRGGDRTAYHGGQVSLDPRPHIKREPFGMVVLPLLSALATGWPMGYASAPYDPNWARKYPNRAALMALAGPGANLLLVLLAALALRVGFGAGVFYAPERIHFGLVASSNAGATWEAVSRLVSVVFSLNLLLFAFNLLPFFPLDGSAVITLLMNRETTKRYQELLWSTPMLGWIGLLIAWKLFDFVFNPVFTAAVNLIYPGITYG, from the coding sequence GTGGAACACGTCGTCGACGCCATTACGTATTTCGTCGTCTTCCTTTTCTCGACCACGCTGCACGAGGCGGCGCATGCGTGGGCGGCGTTGCGTGGCGGCGACCGGACGGCGTATCACGGCGGTCAGGTGAGCCTCGATCCGCGTCCGCACATCAAGCGCGAGCCGTTCGGCATGGTCGTCCTTCCACTGTTGAGCGCCCTCGCGACGGGTTGGCCGATGGGCTACGCAAGCGCGCCGTACGATCCCAACTGGGCGCGCAAATACCCGAACCGCGCGGCGTTGATGGCGCTCGCCGGTCCAGGAGCGAATCTCCTTCTCGTGCTCCTCGCCGCGCTCGCGCTGCGCGTCGGATTCGGCGCGGGCGTGTTCTACGCGCCCGAGCGCATCCACTTCGGTCTCGTGGCGTCGTCGAACGCCGGCGCGACGTGGGAGGCCGTAAGCCGGCTGGTGAGCGTCGTCTTCTCGCTCAATCTGTTGCTCTTCGCGTTCAACTTGCTGCCTTTCTTCCCGCTCGACGGGAGTGCTGTAATCACGTTGTTGATGAATCGCGAAACAACGAAGCGCTACCAGGAATTGCTCTGGTCGACGCCGATGCTCGGCTGGATCGGCTTGTTGATCGCGTGGAAGCTGTTCGACTTCGTGTTCAACCCGGTATTCACGGCAGCGGTGAATCTTATCTATCCGGGCATCACGTACGGGTGA
- a CDS encoding DinB family protein, with amino-acid sequence MHPRTHELLLHLDSQHQRLRRAVEDVPRNKREVKPTPERWSVAEVLEHLSIVETRIERVFTAKLTEARAAGLGQERDASPVIGTIDMDRLLDRTRRISASAAALPSGKLDAEAAWAAHERARDALCNSVRSADGLALGDVVHPHPVLGPINLYQWIAFVGGHEARHAAQVMELRDLLLA; translated from the coding sequence ATGCATCCGCGCACGCACGAGCTCCTGCTTCACCTCGACTCCCAACACCAGCGGCTCCGTCGCGCCGTCGAGGACGTACCTCGCAACAAGCGCGAGGTGAAGCCAACTCCGGAACGATGGTCGGTCGCGGAGGTGCTCGAGCATCTCTCGATCGTCGAGACGCGCATCGAACGTGTCTTCACCGCAAAGCTCACCGAGGCGCGTGCGGCGGGATTGGGTCAGGAGCGCGATGCGTCGCCGGTGATTGGGACGATCGACATGGACCGGCTGCTCGATCGCACGCGTCGCATTAGCGCGTCAGCGGCGGCGTTGCCATCGGGGAAGCTCGACGCCGAGGCCGCGTGGGCGGCGCACGAGCGCGCGCGCGACGCCCTGTGTAACTCCGTCCGCAGCGCCGATGGTCTCGCGCTGGGCGACGTCGTGCATCCGCATCCCGTGCTCGGCCCGATCAATCTGTATCAGTGGATCGCGTTCGTCGGCGGCCACGAAGCGCGCCACGCGGCGCAGGTCATGGAGCTGCGCGATCTGCTGCTAGCCTGA
- a CDS encoding DinB family protein: MEITRVAPFLEYIDRVHERTRRVILQIPPHDLEWSPAPGKFSFGDLTRHLATIERYMYAETVHGRRSAYPGHGRDLADGFEATIAYYDRLHDESRALFAELTDARLAEKCRTPADTPITVGKWLRAMIEHEAHHRGQIYLMLGMRGVSTPPIYGLTSEEVRARSV, from the coding sequence ATGGAGATCACCCGCGTCGCGCCATTTCTCGAGTATATCGACCGCGTGCACGAACGTACGCGGCGCGTGATCCTGCAGATTCCGCCGCACGATCTCGAGTGGTCGCCGGCACCTGGCAAGTTCTCGTTCGGCGACCTCACCAGGCATCTGGCGACAATCGAGCGCTACATGTACGCCGAGACGGTCCATGGACGCCGGAGCGCGTATCCGGGACACGGCCGCGACCTCGCCGACGGCTTCGAGGCGACGATCGCGTATTACGACCGCTTGCACGACGAGTCCCGCGCACTCTTCGCCGAGCTCACCGATGCTCGGCTCGCGGAGAAGTGCCGCACACCGGCGGATACACCGATCACGGTCGGGAAGTGGCTCCGCGCGATGATCGAGCACGAAGCGCATCACCGCGGGCAGATCTATCTCATGCTTGGCATGCGCGGCGTGTCGACGCCGCCCATCTATGGATTGACGTCCGAGGAAGTCAGGGCGCGCTCGGTGTGA
- a CDS encoding GNAT family N-acetyltransferase — protein sequence MTRVVVRGATLADVTVLAPLLGELGYPASAAELEPRVRRMLARDDQRILIAESGNEALGLLALHVFPTLTYDRDLALIMALVVMESARGLGIGRQLIDRAEAIAKSLGAARLMVTTHVRRSDAHAFYERLGFEFTGRRYVRPIR from the coding sequence GTGACGCGCGTTGTCGTCCGCGGGGCGACGCTTGCCGACGTCACCGTGCTCGCGCCGCTCCTGGGCGAGCTCGGCTACCCAGCAAGCGCGGCGGAGCTCGAGCCCCGGGTGCGACGCATGCTCGCGCGAGACGATCAGAGGATACTCATCGCCGAGAGCGGCAACGAGGCCCTGGGCCTCCTCGCGCTCCACGTCTTCCCGACGCTCACCTATGACCGCGATCTTGCGCTGATCATGGCGCTCGTCGTCATGGAGAGTGCTCGCGGCCTGGGCATCGGTCGCCAGCTCATCGATCGCGCCGAGGCGATCGCAAAATCGTTAGGCGCGGCGCGCCTCATGGTCACGACCCACGTTCGCCGCTCCGACGCGCACGCGTTCTACGAACGGCTGGGATTCGAGTTCACCGGACGGCGATACGTGAGGCCGATCCGGTAA
- a CDS encoding C40 family peptidase gives MRSGVVAGRVSPRIPNAVALAVAAAIATLLILTTPARARAQAEWNLGPFLDYASIHGGHPASAGLQTGVLVGPIGLRVSGFSALDQPYSSSTTSTDLPRWGGDADLMFIFDFASRGSRGGGIAPYVFAGAGLGVRNQTASFYNASSYNSTNLEGGWSYGGGLLLPIGSTLEAMGEIRARPSGFFNVTPSTRPTYTEFRVGLSLRLGTAFGGSRYRASPNVAPSPPRPRRNQSDDAVRIILGGVSEAGGAVAPPASVARVIPTAERYLGTPYRYGGTSPVTGFDCSGFVQYVFARNAVRLPRTSRQQAKVGVALRRNWKSLSAGDLVMFAERGEPISHVAIYAGHDRIIHASASGGEVRYDDLSTRRGQWFVQHMVAARRVTPDARGLMLDLVKMLDAKTLLDTALDIGDLAPRP, from the coding sequence ATGCGCTCTGGTGTTGTCGCAGGACGTGTATCGCCCCGTATTCCGAACGCAGTGGCTCTTGCTGTCGCCGCCGCGATCGCAACGCTGTTGATCCTCACGACACCGGCGCGTGCTCGAGCGCAGGCCGAGTGGAATCTCGGCCCATTCCTCGACTACGCGTCGATTCACGGCGGGCACCCCGCGTCGGCCGGCCTTCAGACAGGAGTGCTCGTCGGTCCGATCGGGCTTCGCGTGAGCGGCTTCAGTGCGCTCGACCAGCCGTACTCGTCGAGTACGACGTCGACGGACCTGCCGCGGTGGGGCGGCGACGCCGATCTCATGTTCATCTTCGACTTTGCGTCGCGCGGCAGCCGTGGCGGTGGCATCGCGCCGTATGTGTTCGCCGGAGCGGGACTCGGCGTCCGCAACCAGACGGCGTCATTCTACAACGCCAGCAGTTACAACTCTACTAATCTCGAAGGTGGCTGGAGCTATGGCGGCGGGCTCCTGCTGCCAATCGGCAGCACGCTCGAGGCGATGGGCGAGATCCGGGCGCGCCCATCGGGATTCTTCAACGTGACGCCGAGCACTCGGCCGACATATACGGAGTTCAGGGTCGGCCTGTCGCTGAGGCTCGGGACGGCGTTCGGTGGCTCGCGATATCGGGCGTCGCCTAACGTGGCACCCTCGCCGCCTCGACCTCGGCGAAACCAATCGGACGATGCGGTTCGCATCATCCTCGGCGGTGTGAGCGAAGCGGGAGGCGCGGTTGCGCCTCCCGCTTCGGTTGCACGGGTCATCCCCACCGCGGAACGCTATCTGGGAACGCCATATCGCTACGGCGGAACGTCGCCCGTGACCGGCTTCGACTGCTCCGGATTCGTTCAGTACGTGTTCGCACGCAACGCCGTGCGTCTCCCGCGGACGTCGCGTCAACAGGCAAAGGTCGGCGTCGCGCTTCGGCGCAACTGGAAGTCCCTTTCGGCAGGCGACCTCGTGATGTTCGCCGAACGGGGCGAGCCGATCAGCCACGTCGCCATTTACGCGGGGCACGATCGCATCATTCACGCATCTGCGAGCGGCGGCGAGGTGCGGTACGACGATCTGAGTACGCGCCGCGGCCAGTGGTTCGTCCAGCACATGGTCGCCGCACGTCGCGTCACGCCCGATGCGCGCGGGTTGATGCTCGATCTGGTGAAGATGCTCGATGCGAAGACGCTTCTGGATACGGCGCTCGATATCGGGGACCTCGCGCCACGGCCGTAG
- a CDS encoding PadR family transcriptional regulator — translation MARQSKVDLLQGTLDLIVLKLLRGGAANGWQLTQSIQAISRGVLDVNYGSLYPALRRLEARGWVSADWAASENNRRARFYQLTAAGRRQLESERAAWEKFSHALGLILASD, via the coding sequence GTGGCCAGGCAAAGCAAGGTCGATCTGCTCCAGGGCACGCTCGACCTGATCGTCCTCAAGCTCCTTCGCGGCGGAGCCGCCAATGGCTGGCAGCTCACGCAGTCCATCCAGGCGATCTCGCGCGGCGTGCTCGACGTCAACTACGGGTCCCTCTACCCCGCCCTCCGTCGCCTCGAGGCGCGCGGTTGGGTCTCCGCAGATTGGGCCGCGTCGGAGAACAATCGCCGCGCGCGATTCTATCAACTTACCGCCGCCGGCCGCCGCCAGCTCGAGAGCGAACGCGCCGCGTGGGAGAAGTTCTCGCACGCGTTAGGCTTGATCCTCGCCTCGGACTGA